In Citrus sinensis cultivar Valencia sweet orange chromosome 2, DVS_A1.0, whole genome shotgun sequence, a single genomic region encodes these proteins:
- the LOC102611036 gene encoding myb-related protein 308-like isoform X1 — protein sequence MVKAPGSEKPSLRKGSWAPEEDRKLIAYIRRYGIWNWSEMPKYAGLLRCGKSCRLRWMNYLRPDIRRGNFTQEEDETIIKLHEQLGNRWSAIASRLPRRTDNEIKNHWHTRLSKKRLTKNNQQQVPSVIESLQETQTAAIFGFDEANKQNQNPPEILLADPLPIVPNNSPKPPKVLTGCTSPSPQLSTDNCSSSTSYVSANYEEIYTIQISEVNNYDHPSENLDELHNFWEQPFTVDTLCMTVAEGYGQEATHTDPGFVVSTPLWEYQQDYQFPSASSASSYDADDDLWVCF from the exons ATGGTGAAGGCTCCAGGCAGTGAGAAGCCATCTTTGAGAAAAGGATCATGGGCTCCTGAAGAAGATCGGAAATTGATAGCTTATATTAGGAGATACGGCATTTGGAACTGGAGTGAGATGCCAAAATATGCtg GTTTGTTGAGATGTGGGAAGAGTTGTCGACTTCGTTGGATGAATTATCTCAGGCCAGATATTAGGCGCGGAAACTTCACTCAGGAAGAAGATGAAACCATAATCAAGCTGCATGAACAACTTGGAAATCG ATGGTCCGCTATTGCATCAAGGCTGCCTCGAAGAACAGACAACGAGATTAAAAATCACTGGCACACTCGCTTGAGTAAGAAACGCTTAACTAAGAACAACCAGCAGCAGGTGCCGTCAGTTATTGAGTCTTTGCAAGAAACTCAAACTGCAGCCATATTTGGATTTGATGAAGCCAACAAGCAGAATCAGAATCCACCTGAAATATTATTAGCTGATCCCTTACCTATTGTTCCCAATAACTCTCCGAAACCACCAAAAGTCCTTACTGGGTGCACTTCCCCTTCCCCACAACTTTCTACTGATAATTGTTCTTCATCAACCAGCTATGTTTCTGCCAATTATGAAGAAATTTACACGATCCAGATCTCAGAAGTGAATAATTATGATCATCCATCCGAAAACTTAGATGAACTTCACAATTTTTGGGAGCAGCCATTTACAGTGGATACCTTGTGCATGACTGTGGCGGAGGGTTATGGTCAAGAGGCAACACATACAGATCCTGGATTTGTGGTATCAACTCCTCTGTGGGAGTACCAACAAGATTACCAATTTCCATCTGCTTCCAGTGCTTCCTCTTATGATGCTGACGATGATTTATGGGTCTGTTTCTGA
- the LOC102611036 gene encoding transcription factor MYB30-like isoform X2 has product MSTCFFSKNFTTDSDCLFRRALDVPGLLRCGKSCRLRWMNYLRPDIRRGNFTQEEDETIIKLHEQLGNRWSAIASRLPRRTDNEIKNHWHTRLSKKRLTKNNQQQVPSVIESLQETQTAAIFGFDEANKQNQNPPEILLADPLPIVPNNSPKPPKVLTGCTSPSPQLSTDNCSSSTSYVSANYEEIYTIQISEVNNYDHPSENLDELHNFWEQPFTVDTLCMTVAEGYGQEATHTDPGFVVSTPLWEYQQDYQFPSASSASSYDADDDLWVCF; this is encoded by the exons GTTTGTTGAGATGTGGGAAGAGTTGTCGACTTCGTTGGATGAATTATCTCAGGCCAGATATTAGGCGCGGAAACTTCACTCAGGAAGAAGATGAAACCATAATCAAGCTGCATGAACAACTTGGAAATCG ATGGTCCGCTATTGCATCAAGGCTGCCTCGAAGAACAGACAACGAGATTAAAAATCACTGGCACACTCGCTTGAGTAAGAAACGCTTAACTAAGAACAACCAGCAGCAGGTGCCGTCAGTTATTGAGTCTTTGCAAGAAACTCAAACTGCAGCCATATTTGGATTTGATGAAGCCAACAAGCAGAATCAGAATCCACCTGAAATATTATTAGCTGATCCCTTACCTATTGTTCCCAATAACTCTCCGAAACCACCAAAAGTCCTTACTGGGTGCACTTCCCCTTCCCCACAACTTTCTACTGATAATTGTTCTTCATCAACCAGCTATGTTTCTGCCAATTATGAAGAAATTTACACGATCCAGATCTCAGAAGTGAATAATTATGATCATCCATCCGAAAACTTAGATGAACTTCACAATTTTTGGGAGCAGCCATTTACAGTGGATACCTTGTGCATGACTGTGGCGGAGGGTTATGGTCAAGAGGCAACACATACAGATCCTGGATTTGTGGTATCAACTCCTCTGTGGGAGTACCAACAAGATTACCAATTTCCATCTGCTTCCAGTGCTTCCTCTTATGATGCTGACGATGATTTATGGGTCTGTTTCTGA
- the LOC107175470 gene encoding myb-related protein 308-like — MVKAGGSEKPSLRKGSWTPEEDRKLIAYIRRYGIWNWSEKPKYAGLLRCGKSCRLRWMNYLRPDIRRGNFTQEEDETIIKLHEQLGNRWSAIASRLPGRTDNEIKNHWHSRLSKKRLTKNNQQQVPSVTKSLQETQTAAIFEFDEANKQNQNPPEILIADPIPIIPNNSRERPKVLTGCTSPSPQLSADNCSSSTSYVSANYEQIYKIQSSKVSNYDHPSENLDELHNFWEQPFTVDTLCMTMAEGYGQEATYTDPGFVVSSPLWGYQQDYQFPSASGASSCDAEDDLWVCF; from the exons atggtGAAGGCTGGAGGCAGTGAGAAACCATCTTTGAGAAAAGGATCATGGACTCCTGAAGAAGATCGGAAATTGATAGCTTATATTAGGAGATACGGCATTTGGAACTGGAGTGAGAAGCCAAAATATGCtg GTTTGTTGAGATGTGGGAAGAGTTGTCGACTTCGTTGGATGAATTATCTCAGGCCAGATATTAGACGCGGAAACTTCACTCAGGAAGAAGATGAAACCATAATCAAGCTGCATGAACAACTTGGAAATCG ATGGTCTGCTATTGCATCAAGGCTGCCTGGAAGAACAGACAACGAGATCAAAAATCACTGGCACAGTCGCTTGAGTAAGAAACGCTTAACTAAGAACAACCAGCAGCAGGTGCCGTCCGTTACTAAGTCTTTGCAAGAAACTCAAACTGCAGccatatttgaatttgatgaagCCAACAAGCAGAATCAGAATCCACCAGAAATATTAATAGCTGATCCCATACCTATTATTCCCAATAACTCTAGAGAACGACCAAAAGTCCTTACTGGGTGCACTTCCCCTTCCCCACAACTTTCTGCTGATAATTGTTCTTCATCAACCAGCTATGTTTCTGCTAATTATGAACAAATTTACAAGATCCAGAGCTCAAAAGTGAGTAATTATGATCATCCATCCGAAAACTTAGATGAACTTCACAATTTTTGGGAGCAGCCATTTACAGTGGATACCTTATGCATGACTATGGCGGAGGGTTATGGTCAAGAGGCAACATATACAGATCCTGGATTTGTGGTATCATCTCCTCTGTGGGGGTACCAACAAGATTACCAATTTCCATCTGCTTCCGGTGCTTCCTCTTGTGATGCTGAGGATGATTTATGGGTCTGTTTCTGA
- the LOC102610436 gene encoding putative cyclin-D6-1, producing MEFDLENPFTSFEEHQSDTLLDLFATESDHMPSHNFVQCLKITDFYVSLRQETVSLILQIQFACNFEPFISYLAVTYLDRFISRQEIPQGKPWVLRLLAVSCISLAAKMKNTHFPLSKFQGDQKLIFDAQTIHRMELLILDALNWRMRSITPFSFLCFFISLFEPKDPPLTQALKDRATDIIFRAHSEIKLLEFRPSVIAASAVLLSSYELFPLQFPSFKTSILSSDYVNKEDLSKCYDTVQEMVEMDGCESILDTLSSSRTQFSVVDYKCTKSESQQITNSSITTTTMMPEKREIKRRKMNGFCSEGEFQLSRIQNC from the exons atggagtttGATCTTGAGAACCCCTTCACAAGCTTTGAAGAACACCAATCTGATACTCTTTTGGATCTTTTTGCCACTGAATCTGATCATATGCCCTCACATAACTTCGTACAATGTTTAAAAATCACTGATTTCTATGTTTCCCTTCGTCAAGAAACCGTTTCACTCATTTTACAG ATACAATTTGCCTGCAATTTTGAGCCCTTCATTTCCTACCTAGCTGTTACTTACTTGGACCGGTTCATCTCTCGGCAAGAAATTCCG CAAGGAAAGCCATGGGTTCTAAGGCTTCTTGCGGTATCTTGCATTTCTCTAGCTGCAAAGATGAAGAACACCCACTTCCCCCTCTCTAAGTTCCAG GGTGACCAAAAGCTCATCTTCGATGCACAAACGATTCACCGAATGGAGCTTCTCATTCTTGATGCATTAAATTGGAGAATGAGATCAATAACACCTTTCTCATTTCtctgtttctttatttctctatTTGAGCCGAAAGATCCTCCATTGACACAAGCTCTCAAAGATCGAGCTACAGATATCATCTTCAGAGCTCATAGTG AAATCAAGTTACTAGAGTTCAGGCCATCAGTAATTGCGGCATCAGCAGTTCTTCTGTCATCATATGAACTGTTCCCATTGCAGTTCCCTTCTTTCAAGACTTCAATTTTAAGTAGTGACTATGTAAATAAA GAGGACCTGTCAAAATGCTATGATACAGTGCAAGAAATGGTGGAAATGGACGGCTGTGAGTCCATTTTAGATACACTGTCAAGCTCAAGAACTCAATTTAGTGTGGTGGATTACAAATGCACGAAATCAGAAAGCCAACAAATCACGAATAGTAGCATCACAACTACAACTATGATGccagaaaagagagaaatcaAGCGACGCAAAATGAATGGTTTTTGCAGTGAAGGCGAATTCCAGCTTTCTCGTATTCAAAATTGTTGA
- the LOC102609705 gene encoding uncharacterized protein LOC102609705 isoform X2 codes for MQRMTSLHPSELESGTTDSVTSSPRSEHQHDLHLTRVRFMCSFGGKILPRPHDNQLRYVGGDTRIVAVHRSSTFSTLLTKLSKLAGSSNISVKYQLPNEDLDALISVTTDEDVENMIEEYDRLAQNQNTRSARLRLFLFTKGEDSVSRASSISSLLDASTNREHWFFDAINNGAAPGSGLERGRSEASSIFSEAPDYLFGLENSDETQPRELKPKSRLMLHDNVSVSDPGSPAPVVSSPFCSTSSGPTVPSMPDLPPVKTKPDNPAPVLESKHSGQIDGFSELQAVQQTGYSGQPMWHYVSETRYSSPAVQQKTPVYYVPGPVQTGNAPVQQAGPIRAQYVPQYQVPPGGQIPVGYHQPVPGPGQVYGGAVRSVVTMDHSYDQPVRVVSADGVNQQVYYGVRNAGLVPGYPGMMIPGGEELRKSGSDATPGRISQS; via the exons A TGCAGAGAATGACTTCACTTCATCCGTCGGAGCTGGAATCCGGCACCACCGATTCGGTCACCTCTTCCCCGCGCTCTGAACACCAGCATGATCTCCACCTTACGCGTGTACGATTCATGTGCAGCTTCGGAGGCAAGATCCTCCCCCGGCCCCACGATAATCAACTCCGATATGTAGGTGGCGACACCCGCATCGTCGCCGTTCACCGCTCCTCCACCTTCTCCACTCTGCTCACTAAGCTCTCAAAACTCGCAG GTAGTAGTAATATTAGCGTGAAGTATCAGCTACCAAACGAGGATCTTGATGCGTTAATATCGGTGACAACTGATGAAGATGTGGAGAACATGATCGAAGAGTACGACCGCTTGGCACAGAATCAAAACACAAGATCAGCTCGGCTCCGTCTTTTTCTCTTCACTAAAGGTGAAGATTCAGTATCTCGGGCCAGCAGCATCAGCTCACTCCTTGACGCCTCCACTAATCGTGAGCACTGGTTCTTTGACGCCATCAACAACGGTGCCGCTCCCGGCTCTGGCCTCGAGCGCGGGCGATCCGAGGCTTCTTCCATTTTTTCCGAAGCGCCGGATTATCTATTCGGGTTGGAAAATTCTGATGAGACGCAACCTCGTGAACTCAAACCCAAAAGCCGCCTCATGTTGCATGATAATGTATCCGTCTCCGATCCGGGTTCTCCTGCCCCAGTTGTTTCTTCGCCGTTTTGCTCTACGTCATCAGGACCTACTGTACCATCCATGCCGGATCTTCCTCCGGTTAAGACCAAGCCCGATAACCCCGCTCCAGTATTGGAGTCAAAACATAGCGGTCAAATAGATGGCTTTTCAGAGCTGCAGGCAGTGCAACAAACGGGATATTCTGGTCAACCCATGTGGCATTATGTTTCGGAAACGCGTTACTCGAGTCCTGCCGTACAACAAAAAACACCTGTTTATTATGTTCCAGGTCCGGTTCAAACCGGAAATGCTCCCGTGCAGCAGGCCGGTCCTATTCGGGCACAATATGTTCCACAATACCAGGTTCCTCCTGGTGGTCAAATACCTGTTGGGTATCATCAGCCAGTTCCTGGTCCGGGCCAAGTATATGGTGGGGCGGTAAGGTCCGTCGTGACAATGGATCATTCATATGATCAGCCAGTGAGAGTTGTTTCAGCCGACGGAGTGAATCAACAGGTTTACTATGGGGTTAGAAATGCGGGTTTGGTTCCGGGTTACCCGGGAATGATGATTCCGGGTGGAGAAGAATTGCGGAAGAGCGGTTCTGATGCGACTCCGGGTCGGATCTCCCAGTCTTAA
- the LOC102609705 gene encoding uncharacterized protein LOC102609705 isoform X1, whose protein sequence is MDLYIICRLPVLHLKANKFGAEIPTFSMQRMTSLHPSELESGTTDSVTSSPRSEHQHDLHLTRVRFMCSFGGKILPRPHDNQLRYVGGDTRIVAVHRSSTFSTLLTKLSKLAGSSNISVKYQLPNEDLDALISVTTDEDVENMIEEYDRLAQNQNTRSARLRLFLFTKGEDSVSRASSISSLLDASTNREHWFFDAINNGAAPGSGLERGRSEASSIFSEAPDYLFGLENSDETQPRELKPKSRLMLHDNVSVSDPGSPAPVVSSPFCSTSSGPTVPSMPDLPPVKTKPDNPAPVLESKHSGQIDGFSELQAVQQTGYSGQPMWHYVSETRYSSPAVQQKTPVYYVPGPVQTGNAPVQQAGPIRAQYVPQYQVPPGGQIPVGYHQPVPGPGQVYGGAVRSVVTMDHSYDQPVRVVSADGVNQQVYYGVRNAGLVPGYPGMMIPGGEELRKSGSDATPGRISQS, encoded by the exons ATGGATTTGTACATAATTTGCAGGCTCCCTGTTTTGCATTTAAAAGCTAACAAATTCGGAGCGGAGATTCCAACCTTTTCCA TGCAGAGAATGACTTCACTTCATCCGTCGGAGCTGGAATCCGGCACCACCGATTCGGTCACCTCTTCCCCGCGCTCTGAACACCAGCATGATCTCCACCTTACGCGTGTACGATTCATGTGCAGCTTCGGAGGCAAGATCCTCCCCCGGCCCCACGATAATCAACTCCGATATGTAGGTGGCGACACCCGCATCGTCGCCGTTCACCGCTCCTCCACCTTCTCCACTCTGCTCACTAAGCTCTCAAAACTCGCAG GTAGTAGTAATATTAGCGTGAAGTATCAGCTACCAAACGAGGATCTTGATGCGTTAATATCGGTGACAACTGATGAAGATGTGGAGAACATGATCGAAGAGTACGACCGCTTGGCACAGAATCAAAACACAAGATCAGCTCGGCTCCGTCTTTTTCTCTTCACTAAAGGTGAAGATTCAGTATCTCGGGCCAGCAGCATCAGCTCACTCCTTGACGCCTCCACTAATCGTGAGCACTGGTTCTTTGACGCCATCAACAACGGTGCCGCTCCCGGCTCTGGCCTCGAGCGCGGGCGATCCGAGGCTTCTTCCATTTTTTCCGAAGCGCCGGATTATCTATTCGGGTTGGAAAATTCTGATGAGACGCAACCTCGTGAACTCAAACCCAAAAGCCGCCTCATGTTGCATGATAATGTATCCGTCTCCGATCCGGGTTCTCCTGCCCCAGTTGTTTCTTCGCCGTTTTGCTCTACGTCATCAGGACCTACTGTACCATCCATGCCGGATCTTCCTCCGGTTAAGACCAAGCCCGATAACCCCGCTCCAGTATTGGAGTCAAAACATAGCGGTCAAATAGATGGCTTTTCAGAGCTGCAGGCAGTGCAACAAACGGGATATTCTGGTCAACCCATGTGGCATTATGTTTCGGAAACGCGTTACTCGAGTCCTGCCGTACAACAAAAAACACCTGTTTATTATGTTCCAGGTCCGGTTCAAACCGGAAATGCTCCCGTGCAGCAGGCCGGTCCTATTCGGGCACAATATGTTCCACAATACCAGGTTCCTCCTGGTGGTCAAATACCTGTTGGGTATCATCAGCCAGTTCCTGGTCCGGGCCAAGTATATGGTGGGGCGGTAAGGTCCGTCGTGACAATGGATCATTCATATGATCAGCCAGTGAGAGTTGTTTCAGCCGACGGAGTGAATCAACAGGTTTACTATGGGGTTAGAAATGCGGGTTTGGTTCCGGGTTACCCGGGAATGATGATTCCGGGTGGAGAAGAATTGCGGAAGAGCGGTTCTGATGCGACTCCGGGTCGGATCTCCCAGTCTTAA
- the LOC102609705 gene encoding uncharacterized protein LOC102609705 isoform X3 yields the protein MTSLHPSELESGTTDSVTSSPRSEHQHDLHLTRVRFMCSFGGKILPRPHDNQLRYVGGDTRIVAVHRSSTFSTLLTKLSKLAGSSNISVKYQLPNEDLDALISVTTDEDVENMIEEYDRLAQNQNTRSARLRLFLFTKGEDSVSRASSISSLLDASTNREHWFFDAINNGAAPGSGLERGRSEASSIFSEAPDYLFGLENSDETQPRELKPKSRLMLHDNVSVSDPGSPAPVVSSPFCSTSSGPTVPSMPDLPPVKTKPDNPAPVLESKHSGQIDGFSELQAVQQTGYSGQPMWHYVSETRYSSPAVQQKTPVYYVPGPVQTGNAPVQQAGPIRAQYVPQYQVPPGGQIPVGYHQPVPGPGQVYGGAVRSVVTMDHSYDQPVRVVSADGVNQQVYYGVRNAGLVPGYPGMMIPGGEELRKSGSDATPGRISQS from the exons ATGACTTCACTTCATCCGTCGGAGCTGGAATCCGGCACCACCGATTCGGTCACCTCTTCCCCGCGCTCTGAACACCAGCATGATCTCCACCTTACGCGTGTACGATTCATGTGCAGCTTCGGAGGCAAGATCCTCCCCCGGCCCCACGATAATCAACTCCGATATGTAGGTGGCGACACCCGCATCGTCGCCGTTCACCGCTCCTCCACCTTCTCCACTCTGCTCACTAAGCTCTCAAAACTCGCAG GTAGTAGTAATATTAGCGTGAAGTATCAGCTACCAAACGAGGATCTTGATGCGTTAATATCGGTGACAACTGATGAAGATGTGGAGAACATGATCGAAGAGTACGACCGCTTGGCACAGAATCAAAACACAAGATCAGCTCGGCTCCGTCTTTTTCTCTTCACTAAAGGTGAAGATTCAGTATCTCGGGCCAGCAGCATCAGCTCACTCCTTGACGCCTCCACTAATCGTGAGCACTGGTTCTTTGACGCCATCAACAACGGTGCCGCTCCCGGCTCTGGCCTCGAGCGCGGGCGATCCGAGGCTTCTTCCATTTTTTCCGAAGCGCCGGATTATCTATTCGGGTTGGAAAATTCTGATGAGACGCAACCTCGTGAACTCAAACCCAAAAGCCGCCTCATGTTGCATGATAATGTATCCGTCTCCGATCCGGGTTCTCCTGCCCCAGTTGTTTCTTCGCCGTTTTGCTCTACGTCATCAGGACCTACTGTACCATCCATGCCGGATCTTCCTCCGGTTAAGACCAAGCCCGATAACCCCGCTCCAGTATTGGAGTCAAAACATAGCGGTCAAATAGATGGCTTTTCAGAGCTGCAGGCAGTGCAACAAACGGGATATTCTGGTCAACCCATGTGGCATTATGTTTCGGAAACGCGTTACTCGAGTCCTGCCGTACAACAAAAAACACCTGTTTATTATGTTCCAGGTCCGGTTCAAACCGGAAATGCTCCCGTGCAGCAGGCCGGTCCTATTCGGGCACAATATGTTCCACAATACCAGGTTCCTCCTGGTGGTCAAATACCTGTTGGGTATCATCAGCCAGTTCCTGGTCCGGGCCAAGTATATGGTGGGGCGGTAAGGTCCGTCGTGACAATGGATCATTCATATGATCAGCCAGTGAGAGTTGTTTCAGCCGACGGAGTGAATCAACAGGTTTACTATGGGGTTAGAAATGCGGGTTTGGTTCCGGGTTACCCGGGAATGATGATTCCGGGTGGAGAAGAATTGCGGAAGAGCGGTTCTGATGCGACTCCGGGTCGGATCTCCCAGTCTTAA